The following proteins come from a genomic window of Drosophila virilis strain 15010-1051.87 unplaced genomic scaffold, Dvir_AGI_RSII-ME tig00000195, whole genome shotgun sequence:
- the LOC116651736 gene encoding involucrin-like: MDRALLGYVPAGPVIGSATRIQLPGGGNLHLPGIPSIPGLSGLVGLQQQAASVDEQRLVQQALQAPKVQQIFQQQPQQQQQIFQQQPQQQQQIFQQQGSSFGYNQQPQSYSPVVSKDIYVHVPPAEEPEERYPQPVLPVGPPRKHYRIVFIKAPTPSVSKAAVRVQQAPVEEKTIIYVLTKKPDPLELQTAIEEAAPKPISKPEVFFIKYKTQEEAAHAQRTIQAQYDQLGGTTQVSDEGVAPVTSVIGALDNQVGTGAGIGSTAGLTGAVPSKYLPAHLRA, encoded by the exons ATGGATCGTGCTCTCCTAGGTTACGTGCCTGCTGGGCCTGTCATTGGCAGCGCCACAAGGATACAATTACCAGGCGGGGGAAATCTGCACTTGCCCGGCATACCCAGCATACCCGGCTTATCCGGCTTAGTCGGGCTGCAACAGCAGGCGGCCAGTGTGGATGAGCAGCGTCTCGTGCAGCAGGCGCTGCAGGCACCCAAGGTGCAGCAGATCTtccagcaacagccacagcagcagcagcagatcttccagcaacagccacagcaacagcagcagatcTTCCAACAGCAGGGCTCCAGCTTTGGTTACAATCAACAGCCGCAGTCCTACAGTCCCGTCGTCTCCAAGGACATCTATGTCCACGTGCCGCCCGCCGAGGAGCCAGAGGAGCGCTATCCACAGCCCGTGCTGCCCGTGGGCCCACCACGCAAACATTATCGCATTGTGTTCATTAAGGCGCCGACGCCCAGCGTGAGCAAGGCGGCCGTCCGGGTGCAGCAGGCGCCCGTCGAGGAGAAGACCATCATCTATGTGCTGACCAAGAAGCCCGATCCGCTCGAGCTGCAAACGGCTATCGAGGAGGCGGCACCGAAGCCCATCAGCAAACCGGAGGTGTTCTTTATCAAATACAAAACGCAGGAGGAAGCGGCGCATGCGCAGCGCACCATACAAG CTCAATACGATCAGCTGGGCGGCACCACGCAGGTCTCCGACGAGGGCGTGGCACCGGTCACATCGGTTATCGGTGCTCTGGATAATCAGGTGGGCACAGGTGCAGGGATTGGTAGCACGGCAGGCCTCACGGGCGCTGTGCCCAGCAAATATTTGCCCGCCCATTTGCGTGCGTGA